One stretch of Comamonas testosteroni DNA includes these proteins:
- a CDS encoding NAD-dependent succinate-semialdehyde dehydrogenase — protein MASFITLQPATPVLLHCSLSGTIVGNSEQSISVSNPFDGKVLARVAKCGAEEANAAVDAAAEAFPKWSSRPAAERSCLLRRWFDLIKLNADALATQLTLEQGKSLAEAKGEINYAASFIEWFAEEGKRLYGETIPSPSKDKFLVVTHQAVGVCAAITPWNFPAAMITRKAGPALSAGCTLVIKPSELTPLTALSLVELAYEAGIPQGVISVVVGDAKQIGGVWMADQRVRKVSFTGSTEIGKVLYGQAAGTVKKLSLELGGNAPFIVFDDADLDAAVEGAMASKYRNSGQTCVCANRFFVHSAVYDKFVEKFIAKVSDLKLGSGLSKGVTQGPLINKQAVAKVQEHIADALSRGAKVAIGGKQSTVGDLFFEPTVLVEVTPDSLCMANETFGPLAPVARFGDEAELIHRINESNVGLASYFYSKDMARCIRVSQALESGMVGVNTGLISNEVAPFGGVKESGLGREGSRHGLSEYTEMKYVCFGGL, from the coding sequence ATGGCCAGCTTCATTACCCTCCAGCCTGCAACTCCAGTCCTGCTTCATTGCTCACTCTCCGGCACCATCGTGGGCAACAGCGAGCAATCCATCAGCGTTTCCAACCCTTTTGATGGCAAAGTATTGGCGCGGGTGGCCAAGTGTGGTGCCGAGGAAGCTAACGCTGCAGTCGACGCTGCAGCTGAAGCGTTTCCCAAATGGAGTTCGCGTCCTGCCGCCGAACGCTCTTGCCTGCTGCGCAGATGGTTCGATCTGATCAAACTTAACGCCGACGCACTCGCGACTCAGTTGACTCTTGAGCAAGGCAAATCGCTTGCCGAGGCAAAAGGTGAAATCAACTATGCAGCTAGCTTCATCGAATGGTTTGCCGAAGAAGGCAAACGCCTCTATGGTGAAACAATCCCCTCCCCTTCAAAAGACAAGTTTTTGGTTGTGACTCACCAGGCAGTTGGCGTGTGTGCCGCGATTACCCCCTGGAATTTCCCTGCGGCAATGATCACGCGCAAGGCAGGGCCAGCGCTTTCCGCTGGGTGCACCTTGGTCATAAAGCCTTCGGAGCTGACGCCGCTGACAGCCTTATCACTGGTGGAGTTGGCCTATGAGGCCGGAATTCCTCAAGGCGTGATCAGCGTCGTTGTCGGCGACGCGAAACAGATCGGAGGTGTGTGGATGGCCGACCAGCGTGTGCGCAAGGTGTCGTTCACCGGTTCAACCGAAATCGGCAAAGTCCTATATGGCCAAGCCGCAGGCACGGTCAAGAAGCTCTCGCTGGAGCTTGGCGGGAACGCTCCTTTCATCGTCTTTGACGATGCAGATCTGGATGCGGCTGTAGAGGGCGCCATGGCCTCAAAGTACCGCAATTCAGGGCAGACCTGTGTTTGTGCGAACCGATTCTTTGTGCATAGCGCGGTCTATGACAAGTTTGTCGAGAAATTCATTGCCAAGGTGTCCGACCTGAAGCTTGGCAGTGGCCTAAGCAAAGGTGTCACGCAAGGACCGTTGATCAACAAGCAAGCCGTGGCCAAGGTGCAGGAGCACATTGCGGACGCGCTGTCGCGCGGCGCCAAGGTTGCCATCGGTGGCAAGCAAAGTACCGTGGGAGATCTTTTCTTTGAGCCGACAGTCTTGGTCGAGGTAACACCTGACAGCTTGTGTATGGCTAACGAAACCTTCGGGCCATTGGCGCCCGTGGCTCGCTTTGGCGACGAAGCAGAATTGATTCATCGGATCAACGAATCGAATGTAGGTCTTGCCTCGTATTTCTACAGCAAGGACATGGCGCGCTGCATCCGAGTAAGTCAGGCACTCGAGAGCGGCATGGTCGGTGTGAACACCGGATTGATTTCCAACGAGGTTGCCCCCTTTGGCGGCGTCAAGGAATCAGGACTTGGTCGTGAAGGATCCCGCCATGGTCTGTCTGAGTACACCGAAATGAAGTACGTTTGCTTCGGTGGCCTGTAG
- a CDS encoding GntR family transcriptional regulator: MAEVNHTDVVRERVLKKLIYGEYAPGHVFKLREMLEDPDFSGMSQTPVREALLQLVAKDILTSQRGFSVRVPMPSVEHLTEVRAIRTQLEIMAALKTLGTWTPEKLAVLQGIHKELIAAKAKGATSDILSANVRFHFGLYGEGKSYLLNMITTLWAITGPSVRYLYTDGVPSSSDRRHSHEDVMEGLKTGNPELVAKGIRDDLSSTGDRILEVLRKTVSPEAQAIKQFEPIQLVRARERRIKSLNKKEDAA, translated from the coding sequence ATGGCTGAAGTCAATCACACCGACGTGGTGCGAGAGCGGGTACTGAAAAAGCTGATCTATGGCGAGTACGCTCCTGGCCATGTGTTCAAGCTACGCGAAATGCTGGAAGACCCGGACTTTTCAGGGATGAGCCAGACACCGGTGCGAGAAGCATTGCTGCAGCTCGTGGCCAAGGACATCCTGACGAGCCAGCGCGGCTTCAGCGTGCGTGTCCCCATGCCATCGGTCGAACATTTGACCGAGGTTCGGGCCATCCGCACCCAGCTTGAAATCATGGCTGCACTGAAAACCCTTGGCACCTGGACACCGGAAAAATTGGCCGTGCTGCAAGGCATCCACAAAGAGCTGATCGCTGCAAAAGCCAAAGGTGCGACCAGTGACATCTTGAGCGCAAATGTGCGGTTCCACTTTGGACTCTACGGCGAGGGGAAGTCTTACTTGCTGAACATGATCACGACGCTCTGGGCCATCACCGGGCCCAGTGTTCGTTACCTATACACCGATGGGGTGCCTAGCAGCAGCGACCGCCGGCATTCGCACGAAGATGTGATGGAAGGCTTGAAAACGGGTAACCCTGAATTGGTCGCCAAAGGTATCCGCGATGACCTGAGTAGTACCGGCGATCGCATATTGGAGGTGCTTCGAAAAACAGTCTCACCGGAAGCTCAAGCGATCAAGCAATTTGAGCCGATTCAGCTGGTTCGAGCGCGGGAAAGACGAATAAAAAGCTTAAACAAAAAGGAAGATGCGGCGTAA
- a CDS encoding ISL3 family transposase, with protein sequence MQWPQGDSRTVSIYLKPQASIMHCERCGAQCSQVHETTTRRVRDLALFEYKVVLHVPRRRLWCDSCGGPRLEKLSWLGRYQRVTDRLAQACSQLLRSSSIKAVAAFFDLGWHTVKSIDKTLLLATTAQPQWERIEYLAMDEFALHKGHRYATVVVDPISRQVLWVGQGRSRETARQFFEQLPVGVAQRIRAVAIDMTTAYELEIQANCPNAEIVYDLFHVVAKYGREVIDRVRVDQANLLRQQPLARKVLKSSRWLLLRNRNKLQAQQAVQLKELLAANEPLMAVYVLRDELKQLWFYRRPAWAHRAWQHWCEQARQSGITALSTFAQRLQSYLHGIIARCRHPLNTSVVEGINNTIKVIKRRAYGYRDQDYFFLKIRAAFPGNAR encoded by the coding sequence GTGCAGTGGCCCCAGGGCGATAGCCGCACCGTGTCGATCTATCTGAAGCCGCAGGCCAGCATCATGCATTGCGAGCGCTGCGGTGCGCAGTGCAGCCAAGTCCATGAGACCACGACACGGCGCGTGCGCGATCTGGCATTGTTCGAGTACAAGGTGGTGCTGCATGTGCCGCGTCGGCGTCTGTGGTGCGATAGCTGTGGTGGCCCGCGCCTGGAGAAACTCAGCTGGCTCGGTCGCTACCAGCGCGTCACAGACCGTCTGGCACAGGCGTGCAGCCAGTTGCTTCGCAGCAGCAGCATCAAGGCAGTCGCGGCCTTCTTCGATCTTGGGTGGCACACGGTCAAGTCCATCGACAAGACCTTATTGCTGGCCACTACCGCGCAGCCGCAATGGGAGCGGATCGAATACTTGGCAATGGACGAGTTTGCGTTGCACAAGGGCCATCGCTACGCCACAGTCGTCGTCGACCCCATCAGCCGGCAGGTGCTGTGGGTGGGGCAAGGGCGCTCACGCGAGACGGCCCGCCAGTTCTTCGAGCAGTTGCCCGTTGGCGTTGCCCAGCGCATTCGCGCGGTTGCTATCGACATGACTACTGCCTACGAGCTGGAGATCCAGGCCAACTGCCCCAACGCCGAGATCGTCTATGACCTGTTCCATGTCGTGGCCAAGTATGGCCGGGAGGTTATCGACCGAGTGCGTGTCGATCAGGCCAACTTGCTGCGCCAACAGCCCTTGGCGCGCAAGGTGCTCAAGTCCAGCCGCTGGTTGCTACTGCGCAATCGCAACAAGCTGCAGGCTCAACAAGCAGTGCAGCTCAAGGAGCTGCTGGCGGCCAATGAGCCATTAATGGCGGTATACGTCTTGCGCGATGAGCTAAAACAGCTGTGGTTTTACCGTCGTCCGGCTTGGGCGCATCGCGCCTGGCAGCACTGGTGTGAGCAAGCGCGCCAAAGCGGTATTACAGCACTGAGCACCTTTGCTCAGCGCTTGCAAAGCTACCTGCACGGGATCATCGCCCGATGCCGGCATCCGTTGAACACAAGTGTTGTCGAGGGCATCAACAACACCATCAAGGTCATCAAGCGCCGGGCCTATGGCTACCGCGATCAGGACTATTTCTTTCTGAAGATTCGCGCAGCCTTCCCCGGTAATGCGCGATGA
- a CDS encoding acetolactate synthase catalytic subunit, whose translation MLKPLANPGLNAHETVGHLVAKALLKHGIKQFFGQSLPSMFVLAAEELGIKQIAYRTENAGGYMADAYARMTNTPAVITAQNGPAATLLVAPLAEALKVSVPIIALVQDVAREQTDKNAFQDLDHMGLFKPVTKWVRRVDQASRIEDYIDQAVIAACSGRPGPVALMLPADLLMEKGIASSVPRESNLGRFPLDRFTPDTRLLEQAVDLLRNAKSPVIIAGGGVHGSQAHEELVAFADAMTLPVGTTNMGKGAVDETQPLSLGVMANCMGPNASGRYLKDFITGADVVFLVGNRTNQNGTDSWTLYPKSAKFIHLDIDGTEIGRNYDALRLVGDAKLALAAMTELARTKDTAARSARRQELTDQIAAGKKRHQDESAAVRNSSETPMRPERLMTELDALLKPEDTVVTDASYSTLWVTNYLTSRKAGQRFITPRGLAGLGWGMPMAMGARLAREEGHVFALVGDGGFGHVWSEMETCKRMGIKVITLLINNGILGYQKHAENVKFGEHTTAVQFAGVDHAAVARACGINGVRVNDPAQLAATLKDAMAAEDSTLIEVMCTENAFPPITFYTPEAN comes from the coding sequence ATGCTCAAACCTCTCGCCAACCCTGGCCTCAACGCCCATGAAACCGTGGGCCACCTTGTGGCCAAGGCCCTTTTAAAGCACGGAATCAAGCAGTTTTTTGGCCAGTCCTTGCCAAGTATGTTCGTGCTGGCTGCCGAGGAGTTGGGAATCAAGCAAATTGCCTACCGTACCGAGAATGCCGGCGGTTATATGGCCGATGCCTACGCCCGTATGACCAACACCCCAGCGGTGATCACCGCACAAAATGGTCCCGCAGCTACGCTGCTGGTTGCGCCTTTGGCTGAAGCCCTCAAGGTCTCGGTTCCAATTATTGCTTTGGTGCAGGACGTAGCGCGCGAGCAAACGGACAAGAATGCGTTCCAGGACTTGGATCACATGGGTCTGTTCAAGCCGGTTACCAAGTGGGTGCGCCGGGTAGACCAAGCCTCTCGCATTGAGGACTACATCGACCAGGCAGTGATCGCAGCCTGCAGTGGGCGACCAGGTCCCGTGGCGTTGATGTTGCCCGCTGACTTGCTGATGGAAAAGGGGATTGCTTCGAGTGTGCCGCGTGAGTCCAATCTGGGCCGCTTCCCGCTCGACCGTTTTACCCCCGATACCCGCTTGCTCGAGCAAGCTGTCGATTTGCTACGCAATGCCAAAAGTCCAGTGATCATTGCCGGCGGTGGTGTGCACGGCTCGCAGGCCCACGAGGAGCTGGTGGCCTTCGCGGATGCCATGACGCTGCCTGTAGGCACCACCAATATGGGCAAGGGTGCTGTGGATGAGACGCAGCCGCTGTCCTTGGGTGTCATGGCGAACTGCATGGGCCCCAATGCCTCGGGCCGCTATCTGAAGGATTTCATCACCGGGGCGGACGTTGTGTTCCTGGTTGGCAACCGTACCAATCAGAACGGTACCGACTCGTGGACGCTGTATCCCAAGAGCGCCAAGTTCATCCACCTGGACATCGACGGCACTGAGATTGGCCGCAACTATGACGCGTTGCGCCTGGTGGGTGATGCAAAGCTGGCGCTGGCTGCCATGACCGAGTTGGCCAGGACAAAAGACACTGCAGCGCGCTCAGCCCGCAGGCAAGAGCTGACCGATCAAATTGCCGCAGGCAAAAAGAGGCACCAGGATGAATCTGCAGCTGTGCGCAACAGTTCGGAAACGCCAATGCGTCCTGAGCGCCTGATGACGGAGCTCGATGCCTTGCTCAAGCCGGAGGATACGGTGGTCACCGACGCGAGCTATTCCACATTGTGGGTGACTAACTATCTGACAAGCCGCAAAGCCGGCCAGCGCTTCATCACTCCACGGGGTCTTGCGGGTCTCGGCTGGGGTATGCCGATGGCGATGGGAGCCCGTCTGGCCCGTGAAGAAGGTCATGTATTCGCCTTGGTGGGGGACGGCGGCTTCGGCCACGTATGGTCCGAGATGGAAACCTGCAAGCGCATGGGTATCAAGGTCATCACACTGCTGATCAACAACGGAATTCTGGGTTACCAGAAGCACGCCGAGAACGTGAAATTCGGTGAACACACCACAGCGGTGCAATTTGCCGGTGTCGATCACGCAGCTGTTGCTCGCGCTTGTGGCATCAACGGTGTTCGCGTAAACGATCCTGCGCAGCTTGCTGCAACCTTGAAGGACGCCATGGCGGCCGAAGACTCCACTCTTATCGAAGTGATGTGCACTGAAAACGCCTTTCCTCCCATCACCTTCTACACACCGGAGGCAAACTAA
- a CDS encoding 3-oxoacyl-ACP reductase, giving the protein MPSTITKPVRVALVTGAAQGIGLASAIELLKDGRKVVLTDLRLPDFNEIPVELRANAFSHILDVADKEACRQLVEELEKEHGGVDILVNNAGLSIKNAAGQSNGILDVQLHEVQKMLDVNVLAMLNLCQLTLPGMKAKGWGRIVNVASLAGRGKSIVAGPAYMLTKAAVLGLSRSIASEMGQFGITTNCVAPGRILTQMAMQAGEEVNRNYAAQIPVKRIGEPLEVGAAIAYLSGESSGFTNGAVIDVNGGFLMT; this is encoded by the coding sequence ATGCCAAGCACCATAACGAAACCTGTACGTGTGGCCCTGGTCACCGGCGCCGCTCAAGGTATTGGCCTAGCTAGTGCCATCGAGTTGCTCAAGGATGGCCGCAAGGTGGTGCTTACCGACTTGCGTCTCCCCGACTTCAACGAGATCCCAGTGGAGCTACGTGCAAACGCCTTCAGCCATATTCTGGATGTGGCGGACAAGGAAGCGTGTAGGCAGCTCGTGGAAGAGCTGGAAAAAGAGCATGGCGGGGTCGACATCTTGGTGAACAACGCCGGCCTGAGTATCAAAAATGCTGCGGGCCAATCCAACGGCATCTTGGACGTTCAGTTGCATGAAGTCCAAAAAATGCTGGATGTGAACGTGCTGGCGATGCTCAATCTATGCCAGCTCACTTTGCCTGGCATGAAAGCCAAGGGCTGGGGTCGCATTGTGAATGTGGCCTCTCTTGCCGGCCGAGGCAAATCCATTGTGGCAGGCCCAGCGTACATGCTCACAAAAGCCGCTGTACTGGGTCTTAGCCGCTCCATTGCATCTGAGATGGGACAGTTCGGTATCACCACAAACTGCGTGGCTCCCGGACGCATCCTGACTCAAATGGCGATGCAAGCGGGTGAAGAGGTCAACCGTAACTATGCGGCTCAAATCCCTGTGAAGCGTATTGGCGAGCCGCTTGAAGTCGGTGCCGCCATTGCATATCTCAGCGGCGAGTCTTCTGGCTTCACCAATGGCGCTGTCATCGATGTGAACGGCGGCTTTTTGATGACCTGA
- a CDS encoding Bug family tripartite tricarboxylate transporter substrate binding protein: MTATSKRQFFATCAALTWAATLPLHALAQDAAKYPEREMNMIINYGAGGNTDVATRAISNAMETLLRKPVVPINRGGAQGTLGVSQLAKQKADGYTFGVVTFSTIAITPHLMNVDYTVDNFDFIAGVARYRYGVAVRADSPYKTIQDLVDASKKNKGVFFGAPSAPNNIALFELGRKTGGQFEQVSFKSGAETVSALLGGHVEAIVQNPSDIVQHVKAGKMRLLASASPMRWKELPEVPTLKEQGFDVEIDSWIGLAFPRGTPAAIRDKMEQVARQAATSPQLAAILENAGVDPASLSGADYRTKLIEGRNAMAVAIKAANLPRMN, from the coding sequence ATGACTGCTACCTCCAAGCGCCAGTTTTTTGCCACCTGTGCTGCCCTCACTTGGGCGGCAACCCTTCCTCTGCACGCATTGGCGCAAGACGCCGCCAAGTACCCTGAGCGTGAGATGAATATGATCATCAACTACGGCGCAGGCGGCAATACTGACGTAGCCACCCGTGCGATCAGCAATGCCATGGAGACCTTGTTGAGAAAACCAGTGGTTCCTATTAACCGCGGCGGTGCACAGGGAACGCTGGGGGTTTCCCAACTGGCCAAGCAAAAGGCGGACGGCTATACCTTTGGTGTGGTCACCTTCTCCACCATTGCGATCACGCCGCACTTGATGAATGTGGACTACACGGTTGACAACTTTGACTTCATTGCCGGTGTAGCCCGCTATCGCTACGGTGTTGCTGTCCGTGCGGACTCCCCCTACAAGACCATCCAGGACTTGGTGGATGCTTCCAAGAAGAACAAGGGCGTATTCTTCGGTGCCCCTTCTGCACCCAACAATATTGCGTTGTTTGAATTGGGCCGCAAGACCGGCGGCCAGTTTGAGCAAGTGAGCTTCAAGTCTGGTGCGGAAACTGTCTCCGCCCTGCTGGGTGGCCACGTGGAAGCCATCGTTCAGAATCCGTCGGACATCGTGCAGCATGTAAAGGCCGGCAAGATGCGCCTGTTGGCCAGCGCCAGCCCCATGCGCTGGAAAGAGTTGCCAGAGGTTCCCACACTCAAGGAGCAAGGCTTTGACGTTGAAATTGATTCCTGGATCGGCCTTGCCTTTCCCAGGGGAACTCCTGCAGCAATCCGCGACAAGATGGAACAGGTTGCCCGTCAAGCTGCAACCAGTCCTCAGCTTGCTGCAATCCTTGAAAACGCAGGCGTGGATCCTGCCTCGCTAAGCGGTGCCGACTACCGCACGAAGCTGATTGAAGGTCGCAACGCGATGGCAGTTGCCATCAAGGCCGCGAACCTTCCTCGGATGAACTAA